Proteins encoded by one window of Candidatus Obscuribacterales bacterium:
- a CDS encoding phosphoribulokinase — MTHRPIILGIVGDSAAGKTTLTRGIAQVLGEENVTVICTDDYHRYDRKQRAEIGISALHPDCNYLDIMQQHLSLLRTGQPILKPIYNHSSGEFDPPEYIKPGKFVIVEGLLGYSTRGMRDSYDVRVYLAPPESLRESWKVNRDTRKRGYTEEQVREQLRARASDSAAFIDPQRQWADVVVSFYPPTDGSSGDDLLLNVRLVLRPTIPHPDLSHMLSAEGNHLGSAIRLELDRDMGKPVDVLEIDGHATVEQVRELERVLCQEVPYLGQFCSLEGNEDIGKLVGTTGEILQSYPLALTQLLITYHMLKAANVASMLA, encoded by the coding sequence ATGACCCATCGCCCTATTATCCTCGGCATCGTTGGCGATAGCGCAGCCGGAAAAACCACGCTGACTCGGGGCATTGCCCAAGTATTGGGAGAAGAAAACGTCACCGTAATTTGTACCGACGATTATCACCGATACGACCGCAAGCAGCGGGCAGAGATAGGCATTTCAGCCCTTCATCCTGACTGTAACTATCTAGACATTATGCAGCAGCATTTGAGCCTGCTGCGCACCGGCCAGCCGATTCTTAAGCCCATTTATAATCACTCCAGCGGTGAATTTGATCCACCGGAATATATCAAGCCCGGTAAATTTGTGATTGTAGAAGGCTTGCTGGGCTATTCCACCCGAGGAATGCGAGACAGCTATGATGTGCGGGTCTATCTCGCGCCACCTGAGTCCCTGCGCGAGTCGTGGAAGGTGAATCGGGATACCCGCAAGCGGGGCTATACTGAAGAGCAAGTACGGGAGCAACTGCGGGCCCGGGCCTCAGACTCCGCCGCCTTTATCGATCCTCAGCGCCAGTGGGCCGATGTGGTGGTGTCGTTTTATCCTCCCACGGATGGCTCCTCCGGGGATGACCTATTGCTGAATGTGCGTCTCGTATTGCGTCCCACCATTCCCCATCCCGACCTCAGCCATATGCTAAGTGCAGAAGGCAACCATCTTGGATCGGCGATTCGTCTCGAACTCGATCGCGATATGGGTAAACCCGTAGATGTCCTAGAAATTGACGGCCACGCCACGGTGGAGCAGGTGCGGGAACTAGAGCGTGTCCTTTGCCAAGAAGTGCCCTACCTCGGCCAGTTTTGCAGCCTAGAGGGAAATGAGGATATCGGCAAGTTGGTTGGCACCACCGGGGAAATCCTGCAAAGCTATCCCCTAGCGCTAACTCAATTGCTGATTACCTATCACATGCTGAAGGCAGCCAATGTCGCCTCCATGTTGGCCTAG
- a CDS encoding NAD(P)-dependent oxidoreductase, with amino-acid sequence MQVGFIGTGLMGEPMAHRLMAAEMPLTVYNRTLDKTQALQQAGAAIAPSPTALIASVDCIVLMLADAPAIEQVLLSDPSALSGKTVLQMGTIAPQESQAIAEQVQQAGGSYLEAPVLGSIPQAKDGSLIVMVGSSPELFQTYAPLLQHLGPDPIYVGEVGTAAALKLAMNQLIGSLTAAFALSLGLVQRYGVEVDTFMEVVRQSALYAPTFDKKLDRMVSRTFDQPNFPTRHLLKDMTLAIAAAEAVGQDPAALQGVQQILHRAMAQNLADLDYSALFQVINPPQT; translated from the coding sequence ATGCAGGTTGGATTCATAGGTACAGGTTTAATGGGTGAGCCCATGGCTCATCGACTGATGGCGGCGGAGATGCCGCTCACGGTTTACAACCGAACGCTTGATAAAACTCAAGCCCTACAGCAGGCAGGAGCCGCGATCGCACCGTCTCCTACCGCACTGATAGCTTCCGTTGATTGTATCGTGCTGATGCTGGCTGATGCACCAGCCATTGAGCAGGTGCTCTTGAGCGACCCATCAGCCCTGTCCGGGAAAACGGTGCTGCAGATGGGCACGATCGCTCCCCAAGAGAGTCAAGCGATCGCTGAGCAGGTGCAGCAGGCAGGGGGCAGCTACCTAGAGGCACCGGTGTTGGGCAGTATTCCCCAGGCCAAGGATGGCAGTTTGATTGTGATGGTGGGCAGTTCGCCGGAGCTGTTCCAAACCTATGCACCGCTGTTGCAGCACCTGGGCCCCGACCCGATCTATGTGGGCGAGGTGGGAACGGCAGCGGCACTCAAGCTAGCCATGAACCAGTTGATTGGCTCCCTGACCGCGGCCTTTGCCCTAAGTTTGGGGCTCGTGCAGCGCTACGGGGTGGAGGTAGATACATTTATGGAGGTGGTGCGCCAGAGTGCTCTCTATGCGCCGACCTTTGATAAGAAGCTCGATCGCATGGTGAGTCGTACCTTTGATCAGCCCAATTTTCCTACCCGGCATTTGCTAAAGGATATGACCTTGGCGATCGCTGCTGCGGAGGCCGTGGGACAAGATCCGGCGGCACTGCAGGGTGTGCAACAGATTCTCCATCGAGCCATGGCGCAGAATTTGGCGGATTTGGACTATTCAGCCCTGTTTCAGGTGATCAATCCACCGCAGACCTAG
- a CDS encoding cation:proton antiporter, with protein MQDILQAISSSPLAAFTILLLVVLIIPPIFERLRLPGLVGLLVAGVVLGPSGIGVLNGETETMHLLSDIGKIYLMFVAGLEIDLGDFRKNKNRSLSFGLATFAVPLIAGTFIGHQFGYGWNASILIGSLLASHTLLGYPIVQRLGIVRSEVVSITIGATIFTDIAALLVLAICVSIHQGEFSPTSFTLQITSLVLYSIVVLFGFDRAGKEYFRRTGDEQGNQFLFVLLAVFLAAVGAQIINIDKIVGAFLAGLAVNDVVGNGPVKEKVEFVGGVMFIPFFFIGMGLLLDIPLFIETLTQQYSFTLAIVFGLLGSKFLAALLMKGFFGYGWYGTFTMWSLSMPQVAATLAAALAGVQANLINSQVFNAVIVLMLITSLLGPLLTERFASRMPLPKSFFEEPPQGIWWETQAQESVKALEAGLIAPPRSFTVVVPVSNPLTTMYLIEMASLLARHESGRIVPLVLSKAHVHMDEPALDHAIFQARRLLTRAVDIGKSFDVAVEPAIRIDDDIANGISRVAREQDASLIVMGWGESVGLRARLFGNVIDNVFWSSHCPVAVMRLLDEPITMQRILVPVKNVTPQTIRTIQFALLFADVNQAEVTVLHVSDRRTLAESVTDFETSLSNVLSTGSFQNSFKIRPAISSLTSEDVAGTIIKASTGYDLVILRSIRRRTAGGLAVSDVTTEVVNQLTCSLVLFGEPHS; from the coding sequence ATGCAGGACATCCTTCAAGCCATCTCCAGTAGTCCCCTTGCCGCCTTCACCATTTTGCTGTTGGTGGTCTTGATTATTCCGCCCATTTTTGAGCGCCTACGATTGCCAGGTCTCGTCGGGTTACTCGTGGCGGGTGTTGTGTTGGGCCCCAGTGGAATTGGTGTTCTCAATGGCGAAACCGAAACCATGCACCTTCTCTCTGACATCGGTAAGATCTATCTGATGTTTGTAGCCGGTCTAGAAATTGATCTGGGAGACTTTCGGAAAAATAAAAATCGTTCCCTTAGTTTTGGCCTAGCCACGTTTGCTGTACCGTTAATTGCTGGAACCTTCATTGGCCACCAGTTTGGCTATGGTTGGAATGCTTCCATCTTGATCGGATCGCTGCTAGCTTCCCATACCCTCCTCGGCTATCCCATTGTTCAACGCCTAGGTATTGTGCGCAGTGAAGTTGTATCGATTACCATTGGTGCAACTATTTTCACCGACATCGCAGCTCTGCTGGTGTTAGCGATTTGTGTGTCGATTCATCAAGGAGAATTTTCGCCAACCAGTTTCACTCTGCAGATCACCTCCCTTGTGCTCTATTCCATTGTGGTGCTGTTTGGGTTTGATCGCGCTGGAAAAGAGTATTTTCGGCGCACAGGGGATGAGCAGGGTAATCAGTTTTTATTCGTTTTATTAGCTGTCTTCTTAGCTGCTGTTGGTGCTCAAATTATCAATATCGATAAGATTGTTGGCGCATTTCTGGCCGGGCTAGCCGTCAACGATGTGGTGGGTAATGGGCCTGTCAAGGAAAAGGTGGAATTTGTGGGTGGGGTGATGTTTATCCCCTTTTTCTTCATTGGTATGGGGCTGCTGCTAGACATTCCCCTATTTATTGAAACTCTGACCCAACAGTATTCCTTCACCCTAGCTATCGTTTTTGGACTGCTAGGCAGTAAATTCCTGGCTGCCCTGTTGATGAAAGGTTTCTTCGGCTACGGATGGTATGGCACGTTTACCATGTGGTCGTTGTCCATGCCGCAGGTCGCTGCAACTCTGGCCGCAGCATTGGCAGGGGTGCAAGCTAACTTGATCAACAGTCAAGTCTTTAACGCGGTGATTGTGCTGATGTTAATCACCTCCTTACTCGGCCCGCTGCTCACCGAACGATTTGCCTCACGGATGCCCCTCCCCAAATCCTTCTTTGAGGAGCCGCCCCAGGGGATTTGGTGGGAAACTCAAGCCCAGGAAAGTGTGAAAGCCCTAGAGGCTGGTTTGATCGCCCCGCCCCGCTCCTTCACGGTGGTGGTGCCTGTCTCCAATCCTCTAACCACCATGTATCTGATTGAGATGGCATCTCTCCTAGCCCGCCATGAATCAGGACGCATTGTGCCCCTAGTGTTGTCTAAGGCCCACGTCCATATGGATGAACCGGCGCTTGACCACGCTATTTTCCAAGCCCGACGCCTTCTGACACGAGCTGTAGACATTGGCAAGTCCTTTGATGTGGCGGTGGAACCAGCCATCCGCATTGATGATGATATTGCTAACGGCATTAGTCGCGTGGCGCGGGAGCAAGATGCTAGCTTGATTGTTATGGGGTGGGGAGAAAGCGTCGGTCTGCGGGCTCGTCTATTTGGCAATGTGATCGACAATGTTTTTTGGTCGTCTCACTGCCCTGTTGCTGTGATGCGCTTGCTAGATGAACCCATTACGATGCAGCGCATTCTGGTGCCGGTGAAAAATGTTACGCCTCAAACCATTCGTACTATTCAGTTTGCCCTTCTATTTGCTGATGTGAACCAAGCAGAGGTGACCGTGCTCCACGTGAGCGATCGCCGCACGTTGGCAGAATCAGTGACTGACTTTGAAACTAGCCTGTCCAATGTCCTTTCCACGGGCAGTTTTCAAAACAGTTTTAAAATTCGTCCGGCCATTTCTTCTCTCACGAGTGAAGACGTAGCCGGAACCATCATTAAAGCTTCTACGGGGTATGACTTGGTGATTCTGCGATCGATCCGCCGTCGTACTGCTGGAGGATTAGCCGTCAGCGATGTCACCACGGAGGTAGTCAATCAACTCACCTGCTCACTAGTGCTCTTTGGCGAACCCCATTCGTGA
- a CDS encoding ATP-binding protein, with product MTKSSSVPPLFSQGSTSLETELSSSSRSTQLPILRARQWLARLKVGQKIAVGYLMALGLAVVGITAGISLSLSYRDQAKTIREGTLEDIALLQQLQTNLLHARIQQQQVVSVTFQPDRLPEQQALFNRHAERFQRTWLEFIHAYQLDAPQVSSEEREGFHTVVELYNRSVGGYFRETRLLLDQLEAEGSYESMIQVQDQLLAFELSDVVTDLEQFSHTLDSLLETALDKGDAAEVALTQAERTSTLMIVLGVILSVAIALVMAVYTSRAISRPLRDVTAIAKRVAEDSDFSLQAPVTTHDEVGILALSLNHLIRRVDHLVDDLKASTAQQLIASEKMSSLGQMLAGVAHEINNPVNFIYGNVIHANDYIQDLLDLIHLYQVEIPDTPISIKDKIEEIDLLFIEHDLPKIVQSMKLGADRTRQIVLSLRNFSRIDETRPRPVDLHECIDNTVLILHNRLKRGIQLVRCYGSVPTIEGYTGSLYQVFMNLISNAIDALLEQAIGSNPGSPSITISTLQKGDRVQISIADNGPGIPPDHLDRIFDTFFTTKPTGKGTGLGLSICRQIVEGKHGGQLLCDSTLQQGTTFTIILPIQQAIAPPVTLDSVDAGRPS from the coding sequence ATGACCAAGTCATCGTCTGTACCGCCCTTGTTCTCCCAGGGCTCTACTAGTTTAGAGACAGAGCTATCCTCATCATCGAGGTCTACTCAATTACCTATATTGCGCGCTCGGCAATGGTTAGCCCGCTTAAAAGTTGGGCAGAAAATTGCTGTGGGCTATCTCATGGCTTTAGGTCTGGCAGTGGTGGGCATTACGGCTGGGATCTCGCTCAGCTTGAGCTATCGAGATCAGGCAAAAACAATTCGGGAAGGAACCCTAGAAGATATTGCGCTGTTGCAACAACTGCAGACCAATTTGCTCCATGCCCGCATTCAGCAGCAGCAGGTGGTTTCAGTCACCTTTCAACCCGATCGTCTGCCAGAGCAACAGGCGTTGTTTAACCGCCATGCAGAGCGGTTTCAGCGCACGTGGCTTGAATTTATTCATGCCTATCAGCTTGACGCTCCCCAAGTTTCTAGCGAGGAAAGGGAAGGCTTTCACACCGTTGTAGAACTCTACAATCGCTCCGTGGGGGGATATTTTCGAGAAACACGACTGCTGCTTGACCAGCTTGAAGCAGAGGGCTCCTATGAGTCGATGATTCAGGTACAAGACCAACTCTTAGCCTTCGAACTGAGTGACGTCGTAACCGACCTTGAGCAGTTCTCCCATACGCTAGATAGTTTATTAGAGACAGCTCTGGACAAGGGAGATGCAGCAGAGGTTGCCCTCACTCAAGCAGAACGCACCAGCACGCTGATGATTGTTCTTGGTGTGATCCTCTCTGTCGCGATCGCCTTGGTGATGGCCGTCTACACCAGCCGCGCCATCTCTCGCCCTCTGCGAGATGTGACAGCGATCGCCAAACGGGTTGCGGAGGATTCAGATTTTTCTCTGCAGGCTCCTGTCACCACCCATGATGAAGTAGGCATATTGGCCCTGTCTCTCAACCATCTCATCCGTCGGGTCGATCATTTGGTAGACGATCTGAAGGCGTCCACCGCTCAGCAACTGATTGCAAGTGAGAAAATGTCGAGCTTAGGGCAGATGCTGGCTGGCGTAGCTCACGAAATCAACAATCCGGTTAATTTTATCTATGGCAATGTGATTCACGCCAATGATTATATTCAAGATTTACTAGATCTTATTCATCTGTATCAAGTCGAAATTCCAGATACTCCGATCTCCATAAAAGATAAAATAGAGGAGATTGATTTGCTCTTTATTGAGCATGATCTACCTAAGATAGTGCAGTCTATGAAGCTCGGAGCCGATCGCACTCGCCAAATTGTGCTCAGCCTCCGCAACTTCTCCCGCATTGATGAAACCCGCCCGCGCCCTGTAGATCTCCATGAATGCATCGATAACACCGTCCTGATCTTGCATAATCGTCTGAAGCGCGGCATTCAACTGGTGCGATGCTATGGCTCCGTTCCCACCATCGAAGGCTACACCGGCTCCCTTTATCAGGTATTTATGAACTTGATTAGCAATGCTATTGATGCCTTGCTAGAGCAAGCCATTGGCTCCAATCCTGGCTCACCTAGCATCACCATCTCCACACTGCAAAAGGGCGATCGCGTCCAGATCTCCATTGCTGACAATGGCCCTGGCATTCCCCCCGATCATCTCGATCGCATTTTTGACACCTTCTTCACCACCAAACCCACCGGCAAAGGAACAGGACTAGGACTTTCCATTTGCCGCCAAATCGTGGAAGGCAAGCATGGCGGTCAATTGCTGTGTGACTCAACGCTGCAACAGGGCACAACCTTCACCATCATTTTGCCCATTCAGCAAGCGATCGCTCCGCCTGTCACCCTCGATTCTGTCGATGCAGGTCGCCCCTCCTAA
- a CDS encoding aldehyde dehydrogenase family protein gives MADRLHVINPATEELLQEVPVDDETTIYQKVSRSRSAQAAWRDRPFAERAACMRGFRNLLVEHQDELAATLTAETGKPIRQSLNEIKGTPARIDFFIDHVPQVVEPRIMYQDPANALPGTAALEEVLSYDPLGAIANISAWNYPYFVGTNVFVAALLTGNTVLYKPSEFATLTGLAIAALMKEAGVPEDVFTPVIGGGAAGAALLNQPLDGVFFTGSYGTGMKIAGAAAQQLTRVQLELGGKDPVYVCEDVDVETVAPAIADGAFYNNGQSCCAVERIYVHSDCYEAVVDKFLATVQALKLGDPTDPKTDLGPLSRRPQIDVLQRQVQDAVDKGATLRCGGHPVDRPGWYFAPTVLTEVTHAMAVMQEESFGPIIGIQRVSSDEEAIALMNDTPYGLTASVYCGDRQRATRILQQVRSGTAYWNCCDRVSPYLPWTGRGHSGYGSTLSIDGIRSFVQPRAWHLRTV, from the coding sequence ATGGCGGATAGACTCCATGTGATCAATCCGGCAACCGAGGAACTGCTGCAAGAAGTGCCGGTGGATGACGAAACCACCATATATCAGAAAGTATCGCGATCGCGATCGGCTCAGGCGGCCTGGCGCGATCGCCCCTTTGCAGAACGGGCGGCCTGTATGCGGGGCTTTCGCAATCTGTTGGTGGAGCACCAGGATGAACTAGCGGCCACGTTAACCGCCGAAACGGGTAAGCCGATCCGGCAGTCGCTGAACGAAATTAAAGGCACGCCAGCGCGCATCGACTTTTTTATCGATCACGTGCCCCAGGTTGTGGAACCACGGATTATGTACCAAGATCCAGCGAATGCGCTACCGGGAACGGCTGCGCTGGAGGAGGTGCTGAGCTATGATCCCCTCGGGGCGATCGCTAATATCTCCGCCTGGAATTATCCTTACTTTGTGGGTACAAACGTCTTTGTAGCCGCCCTGCTGACTGGCAATACGGTGCTGTATAAACCCTCAGAGTTTGCCACGCTGACGGGATTGGCGATCGCTGCTCTGATGAAAGAAGCTGGGGTGCCGGAGGATGTATTTACGCCGGTAATTGGCGGCGGTGCAGCGGGGGCAGCATTGTTAAACCAGCCCTTGGATGGCGTTTTCTTCACCGGCTCCTATGGGACGGGCATGAAGATTGCAGGGGCGGCGGCGCAACAGTTGACGAGGGTGCAGTTGGAGCTAGGAGGTAAGGATCCGGTCTATGTCTGTGAGGATGTGGATGTGGAGACCGTTGCTCCAGCGATCGCCGATGGGGCCTTTTACAACAATGGGCAAAGCTGCTGCGCGGTGGAGCGTATCTATGTGCATAGCGATTGCTATGAAGCCGTAGTGGATAAGTTCCTAGCAACGGTGCAGGCTCTCAAGCTGGGTGATCCCACCGATCCTAAGACCGATCTTGGCCCCCTCAGCCGCCGCCCCCAAATCGATGTCCTCCAGCGTCAGGTTCAAGACGCGGTAGACAAGGGAGCAACCCTGCGCTGCGGCGGGCATCCGGTGGATCGCCCCGGCTGGTACTTTGCTCCCACCGTGCTAACCGAGGTGACCCACGCCATGGCGGTGATGCAGGAGGAGAGCTTTGGGCCAATCATCGGCATTCAGCGCGTGTCCAGCGACGAGGAAGCGATCGCCCTAATGAACGATACGCCCTATGGGCTGACGGCGTCGGTCTACTGTGGCGATCGCCAGCGAGCAACGCGGATTCTACAGCAGGTTCGCAGCGGCACTGCCTACTGGAACTGCTGCGATCGCGTGAGTCCTTACTTACCCTGGACGGGACGTGGACATTCTGGCTATGGGTCTACCCTATCCATCGACGGCATTCGCTCTTTTGTCCAACCCCGTGCCTGGCACCTGCGTACGGTTTAA